The bacterium region CCCCTTGCGGCGCCAGCGGTTCGCGTCCCGGACGCGGTACTTCTCGAGCACGCGCTCGAACGCGGCCTCGAGGTCGATGCCCTGTTCGTTGGCGATGGCGATGAGCACGAACAGGATGTCCGCCAGCTCCAGGGCGAGGTCCTGCTCCGGCTCGCCGGGCTTCTTGGGTTTGTGGCCGTAGCGGTGGTTCAGCTCGCGCGCCAGCTCGCCCACCTCCTCCACGAGCCGGGCGAGGTTGGAGAGCGGCGGCCAGTATCCCTCCTCGAACTGACCGATCCAGGCGTCCACCGCCTGCTGCGCTTCGCGGATCCTCACACGCCGCTCCAGCGCTCGAGCGTCGCGACGACGCTGTCCACTCCCTCCTCCGTTTCGTAGGGAACCGGCGAGGCGCATGCGCCGCGGTCGCCGGGCCGGGGCGATCCCTCCGTGCGGGGGCGGCAAGCTACGGCTTGGTGCGGTGGGGCAGCAAGGAGGGAAAGGGCGTGGAGGAGCGGAGGCCGCGGCGCAACGGCCGCCTCTCGGAGGGGGCATGGGGGGCGGGAGGGGGGTCTGCGCCCTCCCACCGGGCCGGGGGCGCTGTTAGCTTCCAGCCGGTCATGGGAACACTGCTCTTGTCCCTCGTCCCCTGGGCGCTGTTCGTGCTGTGGACGCCCGCGCTGCTGCGCCAGCGGCCGCGGATCGCCGCGTACGCGCCGCCGGCCGAGGATGCGGCGCCGTTGGTCTCGATCATCGTGCCCGCGCGCAACGAGGCGCACAACATCGCGCAATGCGTCTCGACGCTGCTGGACAGCGCGTACGCGCGGCGGGAGATCATCGTCGTGGACGACGGCAGCGTGGACGGCACGGGCGACATTGCCCGCGCCCTCGCCGAGCGCAGCGACGGCGCGGTGCAGGTGATCGACGGCGCGCCGCTGCCCGAGGGCTGGTTCGGCAAGCCGTGGGCGTGCTGGCAGGGCTACCGCGCATCGCGCGGCGAGGTGCTGCTGTTCGTGGACGCGGACGCGAGGCAGGAGCCGGAGCTGATCGGACACGCCGTCGGCGCGCTCGAAGCGGAACGCGCCGACCTCGTCACGGTGTTGCCGCGGCAGCGGCTCCGCTCGTTCTGGGAGCGTGCGGTGATGCCGCAGCTCCTGCTCGCCATCATGATGCGCTACCCGAGCGCGGGGTGGGTGAACCGGTCGCGGCGGCCGCGGGACGTGATCGCGAACGGCCAGTTCATCATGGTGCGGCGGAGCGCGTACGAGGAGGTGGGCGGGCACGAGGCGGTGCGCCACGAGGTGGCGGAGGACCTGCGGCTGGCGCAGCACTTCGTCGCCCAGGGGAAGAAGCTGTTCCTGGCCCACGCGAGCGAGCTCATGGAGACGCGCATGTACCGCTCGCTCGGCGAGATCGTCGAGGGCTGGACCAAGAACCTCGCCCTCGGCGGCCGGCACGTGGTGGAGCCGTGGCTGGCGCCGCTGGCGCCGTGGCTCGCCGCCGCGGCGCTACTGCTGTTCTGGTGCGCGCCGCCGCTCGTGCTGGCGGCGTGGCCGCTGGGGTTCGTGAGCGGCCGCGCCGGCGTGTGGGCCGGCGGGGCGACGGCGCTCTCGCTCCTCGGCTGGGCGATGGCGTATGCCGGCCTCCGGGTGCGGCCGACGAATGCGCCGCTCTACCCCCTCGGCGCCGCGATCGCCGCGTGGATCTTCGTCCGCAGCGCGCTGCGTGGCGGGCGGGTGCGCTGGAAGGGGCGGGAGTATCGGGTGGAAGGCGGGTCGGCCGTCGGCCGGTGAGGCGGGCTGCGGGCCGGCGGGGCGGGCGCCGGCCCTCGCGTCCGTGCGCGGGCCGGGCACCGGCGCG contains the following coding sequences:
- a CDS encoding nucleotide pyrophosphohydrolase, yielding MRIREAQQAVDAWIGQFEEGYWPPLSNLARLVEEVGELARELNHRYGHKPKKPGEPEQDLALELADILFVLIAIANEQGIDLEAAFERVLEKYRVRDANRWRRKGGDGEPPPPGNGAPAEG
- a CDS encoding glycosyl transferase; amino-acid sequence: MGTLLLSLVPWALFVLWTPALLRQRPRIAAYAPPAEDAAPLVSIIVPARNEAHNIAQCVSTLLDSAYARREIIVVDDGSVDGTGDIARALAERSDGAVQVIDGAPLPEGWFGKPWACWQGYRASRGEVLLFVDADARQEPELIGHAVGALEAERADLVTVLPRQRLRSFWERAVMPQLLLAIMMRYPSAGWVNRSRRPRDVIANGQFIMVRRSAYEEVGGHEAVRHEVAEDLRLAQHFVAQGKKLFLAHASELMETRMYRSLGEIVEGWTKNLALGGRHVVEPWLAPLAPWLAAAALLLFWCAPPLVLAAWPLGFVSGRAGVWAGGATALSLLGWAMAYAGLRVRPTNAPLYPLGAAIAAWIFVRSALRGGRVRWKGREYRVEGGSAVGR